The Pseudomonas parafulva genome window below encodes:
- a CDS encoding adenylosuccinate synthase: MGKNVVVLGTQWGDEGKGKIVDLLTEHAAAVVRYQGGHNAGHTLVINGEKTVLHLIPSGILREGVQCLIGNGVVVAPDALMREITKLEEKGVPVRERLRISPAAPLILSYHVALDQAREKARGEAKIGTTGRGIGPAYEDKVARRGLRVGDLFHRERFAAKLGELLDYHNFQLVNYYKEPAIDFQQTLDDCMAYAEQLKPMMLDVTAELHNLRRAGKDIMFEGAQGSLLDIDHGTYPYVTSSNTTAGGISTGSGVGPMYLDYILGITKAYTTRVGSGPFPTELFDETGATLAKRGHEFGSTTGRARRCGWFDAVILRRAIDVNSISGICLTKLDVLDGLETINICVGYKNEHGAVIDAPSDADSYIGLEPVYEEMPGWSESTLGVKALEELPQAARNYIKRIEELVGAPIDIISTGPDRNETIVLRHPFA; this comes from the coding sequence ATGGGTAAGAATGTCGTCGTCCTGGGCACCCAGTGGGGTGATGAGGGCAAAGGCAAGATCGTCGATCTGCTGACCGAACATGCTGCCGCCGTCGTGCGTTACCAAGGTGGCCACAACGCGGGCCACACCTTGGTGATCAACGGTGAGAAGACCGTTCTGCACCTGATTCCCTCGGGCATCCTGCGCGAAGGCGTGCAGTGCCTGATCGGCAACGGCGTGGTGGTCGCGCCCGATGCATTGATGCGCGAAATCACCAAGCTGGAAGAAAAAGGCGTGCCGGTGCGCGAGCGTCTGCGCATCAGCCCGGCGGCGCCGCTGATCCTGTCCTACCACGTGGCACTGGATCAGGCCCGTGAGAAGGCCCGTGGCGAAGCCAAGATCGGCACCACCGGTCGCGGTATCGGCCCGGCCTACGAAGACAAGGTCGCGCGCCGTGGCCTGCGCGTCGGTGACCTGTTCCACCGCGAGCGCTTCGCCGCCAAGCTTGGCGAGTTGCTGGACTACCACAACTTCCAATTGGTCAATTACTACAAAGAGCCGGCCATCGACTTCCAGCAGACTCTGGACGACTGCATGGCTTACGCCGAACAGCTCAAGCCGATGATGCTCGACGTCACCGCCGAGCTGCATAACCTGCGCCGCGCCGGCAAGGACATCATGTTCGAAGGCGCCCAGGGTTCGCTGCTGGATATCGACCACGGCACCTATCCGTACGTCACCAGCTCGAACACCACCGCAGGCGGTATCTCCACCGGCTCCGGCGTCGGCCCGATGTACCTGGATTACATCCTGGGTATCACCAAGGCCTACACCACCCGCGTCGGTTCCGGTCCATTCCCGACCGAACTGTTCGACGAGACTGGCGCCACCTTGGCCAAGCGTGGCCATGAGTTCGGCTCCACCACCGGTCGCGCCCGTCGTTGCGGCTGGTTCGACGCCGTGATCCTGCGCCGCGCCATCGACGTCAACAGCATCTCGGGCATCTGCCTGACCAAGCTCGACGTGCTCGATGGCCTGGAAACCATCAACATCTGCGTCGGCTACAAGAACGAGCACGGTGCCGTCATCGACGCGCCGTCCGATGCCGACAGCTACATCGGCCTGGAGCCGGTGTACGAAGAGATGCCAGGCTGGAGCGAATCGACCCTGGGCGTGAAAGCCCTGGAGGAGCTGCCGCAGGCTGCGCGCAACTACATCAAGCGCATCGAAGAGCTGGTCGGCGCGCCGATCGACATCATCTCCACCGGCCCGGACCGCAACGAAACCATCGTGTTGCGTCACCCGTTCGCCTGA